A window of Streptomyces gilvosporeus contains these coding sequences:
- a CDS encoding AraC family transcriptional regulator, whose amino-acid sequence MDVLSDAITAMRAGRPHAARRLRQGAWGLRFPASTGVGFHAVLEGSCWVLPEDGGSPIRLTAGDLVFVHGVGYGLADDPGTPLDEVRQILDGSWQIGPEAADGGAPATLDAAVPGTPGAAAPGTPGASAASEASGTLMLCGAYQLNRARPHPLLTCLPGLIRLATSGRPLGGVLDLLRSETEEARPGAAAATSGLLDTALLYILRAWYDQHAKHTTGWAAALRDPAIGQALSAIHHDPARPWTVEELGTVAGLSRAAFAKRFTAFVGEPPLGYLTWWRLTLAGHLLRAGDQPLRVVAQQTGYTSEFAFAKAFKREYGTSPGRYRMHHSATLKPVS is encoded by the coding sequence ATGGACGTACTCAGCGACGCGATCACCGCGATGCGCGCCGGTCGACCGCACGCCGCCCGCAGGCTGCGGCAGGGCGCGTGGGGACTCCGCTTCCCGGCTTCGACCGGGGTCGGGTTCCATGCGGTGCTGGAGGGCTCCTGCTGGGTGCTGCCCGAGGACGGCGGCTCTCCGATCCGGCTCACTGCCGGCGACCTCGTCTTCGTACACGGCGTCGGGTACGGACTGGCCGACGACCCCGGCACCCCGCTGGACGAGGTGCGCCAGATCCTGGACGGCTCCTGGCAGATCGGCCCGGAGGCGGCGGACGGTGGAGCGCCCGCGACACTTGACGCGGCGGTACCCGGAACACCCGGTGCGGCAGCGCCCGGAACACCTGGAGCGTCGGCAGCATCCGAAGCATCCGGGACGCTGATGCTCTGCGGCGCCTACCAGCTGAACCGGGCCCGCCCGCATCCGCTGCTGACCTGCCTGCCGGGCCTGATCCGGCTGGCAACCTCCGGGCGGCCGTTGGGCGGGGTACTGGACCTCCTCCGCAGCGAGACGGAGGAAGCCCGGCCCGGCGCGGCCGCCGCCACAAGCGGGCTGCTCGACACCGCGCTGCTGTACATCCTGCGGGCCTGGTACGACCAACACGCCAAGCACACCACCGGCTGGGCGGCGGCCCTGCGTGATCCGGCGATCGGACAGGCGCTCAGTGCGATCCACCACGACCCGGCCCGTCCCTGGACGGTGGAGGAGCTGGGCACGGTGGCGGGCCTGTCGCGCGCGGCATTCGCGAAGCGGTTCACCGCCTTCGTCGGCGAGCCGCCGCTGGGCTATCTGACCTGGTGGCGGCTCACCCTCGCCGGACACCTGCTGCGCGCGGGCGACCAACCGCTCCGCGTGGTCGCGCAACAGACGGGCTACACATCGGAGTTCGCCTTCGCCAAGGCGTTCAAGCGGGAGTACGGGACCTCCCCCGGCCGCTACCGGATGCACCACTCGGCCACACTGAAGCCGGTGTCGTAG
- a CDS encoding sugar transferase, which translates to MASPFVSARGRPDDGAIGRPAIDWEQRYRRTVITSDTVATACVVAAIGKFFGARDAANWHEKWGILAFFTELLVLGALAVSRSWAPAVLGQGAEEFRRLGRSLFMATVVLALGGIALTSHNIKLWIFVAIPAIALITMTARYLLRLWLHKQRKEGQCLRPVLAAGSLATVRDLITRTRKFPHLGWRVDAVCTTDGLGLDGDQLDGVPVVGRLTDVATHVRRDGYRVVAVTPDPHWTPDRLQRLAWNLEGSDAEMVVAPVLMEVAGPRLHVDAVLGIPLLRVSMPAFTGGRRAVKGVVDRMGAAILLMLFAPLMVCVGLLVLVDSRGGAFYRQRRVGKDGREFTILKFRTMVAGAHGARAELADRNEGAGLLFKVRRDPRVTRVGTVLRRYSIDELPQLFNVLMGSMSLVGPRPPLPEESAAYGPDIRRRLLVKPGLTGLWQISGRSDLPWEEAVRLDLRYVEDWSLALDTVILWKTLRAVLQGQGAY; encoded by the coding sequence TTGGCAAGCCCTTTTGTCTCGGCGCGCGGGCGTCCGGACGACGGGGCGATCGGCCGGCCCGCGATCGACTGGGAGCAGCGGTACCGCCGTACCGTGATCACCAGCGATACCGTGGCCACCGCCTGCGTGGTCGCGGCGATCGGTAAGTTCTTCGGGGCCCGGGACGCGGCCAACTGGCACGAGAAGTGGGGAATACTCGCCTTCTTCACCGAATTGCTGGTGCTGGGGGCGCTTGCGGTGAGCCGGTCGTGGGCTCCGGCCGTGCTCGGCCAGGGCGCCGAGGAATTCCGCCGGCTCGGACGCTCACTGTTCATGGCGACCGTCGTACTGGCACTCGGCGGGATCGCCCTCACCTCGCACAACATCAAGCTCTGGATCTTCGTCGCGATCCCCGCCATCGCGCTGATCACCATGACCGCGCGGTATCTGCTGCGCCTCTGGCTGCACAAACAGCGGAAGGAAGGACAGTGCCTACGACCGGTGCTCGCTGCCGGGAGCCTGGCCACCGTGCGCGACCTGATCACCCGAACCCGTAAGTTCCCGCACCTCGGCTGGCGGGTGGATGCGGTGTGCACGACGGACGGTCTCGGGCTCGACGGTGACCAACTGGACGGAGTGCCGGTAGTCGGCCGACTGACGGACGTCGCCACTCACGTCCGCCGCGACGGCTACCGTGTCGTCGCGGTCACACCGGACCCGCACTGGACACCGGACCGGTTGCAACGGCTGGCCTGGAACCTCGAAGGCAGCGACGCCGAGATGGTCGTGGCCCCCGTGCTGATGGAGGTGGCCGGCCCGCGGCTGCACGTCGACGCGGTGCTCGGGATACCGCTGCTGCGGGTCAGCATGCCGGCCTTCACCGGGGGCCGCCGGGCGGTCAAAGGGGTCGTCGACCGGATGGGCGCAGCGATCCTGCTGATGCTGTTCGCGCCGCTGATGGTGTGCGTCGGGCTGCTGGTGCTGGTGGACAGCCGGGGCGGGGCGTTCTACCGCCAGCGCAGGGTCGGCAAGGACGGCCGCGAGTTCACCATTCTCAAGTTCCGCACCATGGTCGCCGGGGCCCACGGGGCACGTGCCGAGCTGGCCGACCGCAACGAGGGTGCGGGGCTGCTGTTCAAGGTCCGTCGGGATCCGCGGGTGACGCGGGTGGGGACGGTGCTGCGCCGGTACTCGATCGACGAGCTTCCCCAGTTGTTCAACGTGCTCATGGGGTCGATGTCGCTCGTCGGTCCGCGGCCTCCCTTACCGGAGGAGTCCGCTGCCTACGGGCCGGACATCCGGCGGCGGCTGTTGGTCAAGCCGGGGCTCACCGGCCTGTGGCAGATCAGCGGACGCAGCGACCTGCCGTGGGAGGAGGCCGTCCGCTTGGACCTGCGGTACGTGGAGGACTGGTCGCTCGCCCTCGACACGGTGATCTTGTGGAAGACCCTGCGTGCGGTGCTCCAGGGGCAGGGGGCCTACTGA
- a CDS encoding alpha/beta hydrolase, whose product MPLREEVSFARDTVKLAGHLFLPDTAGGDDATPVQGVVVAGTWTSVKEQMADRYAEELARRGYAALSFDFTGYGESAGEPRDCESPELKVHDLRAAADYLTAHPAVGDGQLGVLGVCAGAMYVSAFAAEDPRVRSLALVAPWLHDRRICEENYGGPEGIEAKKAAAAEARRRYEETGEVTYVPVVSGSDPDAAMPFAIDFYLNEERGGIEQWPNRFAVMAWTGWLGFDAVAIAPQVTAPVLLVHSEDAAIPDGARRFHDNLAGPKNFLWTEGTQFDFYDQAPQVTFAADAAAEHFARTL is encoded by the coding sequence ATGCCCCTACGCGAAGAGGTCAGTTTTGCCCGTGACACGGTAAAGCTCGCCGGTCACCTCTTTCTTCCCGACACCGCGGGCGGAGACGACGCCACTCCGGTGCAGGGCGTCGTGGTCGCCGGAACCTGGACGAGCGTCAAGGAGCAGATGGCCGACCGGTACGCCGAGGAACTCGCTCGGCGCGGCTATGCCGCCCTGTCCTTCGACTTCACCGGATACGGCGAGTCGGCCGGTGAGCCGCGCGATTGCGAGTCGCCGGAGCTGAAGGTCCACGACCTGCGGGCGGCGGCCGATTACCTGACCGCGCATCCGGCGGTGGGCGACGGGCAGTTGGGCGTGCTGGGCGTGTGCGCCGGAGCGATGTACGTGAGCGCATTCGCCGCCGAGGACCCAAGGGTGCGGTCGCTTGCGCTGGTGGCGCCGTGGCTGCACGACCGTCGTATCTGCGAGGAGAACTACGGCGGCCCGGAGGGCATCGAGGCGAAGAAGGCCGCGGCGGCCGAAGCCCGGCGCAGGTACGAGGAAACCGGAGAGGTCACCTACGTGCCGGTGGTCAGCGGCAGTGACCCGGACGCGGCCATGCCTTTCGCTATCGATTTCTACCTGAACGAGGAGCGCGGCGGGATTGAGCAGTGGCCCAACCGGTTCGCCGTCATGGCCTGGACCGGGTGGCTGGGCTTCGATGCCGTCGCGATCGCGCCGCAGGTGACCGCGCCCGTGCTGCTCGTGCACAGCGAGGACGCCGCCATCCCGGACGGCGCCCGCCGCTTCCACGACAATCTCGCAGGTCCCAAGAACTTCCTGTGGACCGAAGGCACCCAGTTCGACTTCTACGACCAGGCACCCCAGGTCACCTTCGCCGCGGACGCGGCCGCCGAGCACTTCGCCCGCACCTTGTGA
- a CDS encoding CAP domain-containing protein has translation MNAKLNKAAQDHSQDMADHRNMSHTGSDGSSPGDRITRAGYNWTAYGENIAYGYSTPESVMQGWMSSPGHKHNILDCSFKEMGVGLAQPGDYWTQDFGAAG, from the coding sequence TTGAATGCGAAGCTGAACAAGGCAGCGCAGGACCACAGTCAGGACATGGCGGACCACCGCAATATGTCCCACACCGGTTCCGACGGCTCTTCTCCGGGTGACCGGATCACGCGAGCCGGCTACAACTGGACCGCCTACGGCGAGAATATCGCCTACGGCTATTCCACTCCCGAGAGTGTGATGCAGGGCTGGATGTCCAGCCCCGGCCACAAGCACAATATCCTCGACTGTTCGTTCAAGGAGATGGGTGTGGGCCTCGCGCAGCCCGGCGATTACTGGACGCAGGACTTCGGGGCGGCGGGATAG
- a CDS encoding zinc-dependent alcohol dehydrogenase family protein, whose translation MMAKQVVFDELGGPEVLRIEEVELGEPGPGEVLVRVDALGLNRAEALFRSGGYYYQPTLPGSRIGYEAAGEVLAVGADVTGFAVGDPVLTAGTGGMSTTGVYGDELRLPAEDLLRRPGGAEAVTGAALWLSYSTAYGALVEKGGLRPGDTVLITAASSSVGVAAIQIANHLGAIPIAVTRGAAKRERLSRLGAAHVIALDEGELLEQLAEVTGGRGAEIVFDPVAGPGLSDLARAVAPGGLLIVYGWLDPRPAPLPLNWTLRVLGYGNLQVTGDPEVRRRTWHFLDAGLRAGTLAPLIDRTFDLEEIVAAHRHLESNSQVGKIVVTVRP comes from the coding sequence ATGATGGCCAAGCAGGTGGTGTTCGACGAGCTCGGTGGGCCGGAGGTGCTGCGGATCGAGGAGGTGGAACTCGGCGAGCCCGGCCCCGGCGAGGTACTGGTCCGGGTCGATGCGCTGGGCCTCAACCGGGCGGAGGCGCTGTTCCGCTCCGGCGGCTACTACTACCAGCCCACCTTGCCGGGGTCCCGGATCGGTTACGAGGCGGCCGGGGAGGTGCTGGCGGTCGGAGCGGACGTGACCGGCTTCGCGGTGGGCGACCCGGTACTGACGGCGGGTACCGGCGGGATGAGCACCACCGGGGTGTACGGCGACGAGCTGCGGCTGCCTGCCGAGGACCTGCTCCGGCGCCCCGGCGGGGCGGAAGCGGTGACCGGGGCCGCGCTCTGGTTGTCCTACAGCACGGCGTACGGCGCGCTGGTGGAGAAGGGCGGGCTGCGCCCCGGCGACACCGTGCTGATCACCGCGGCCTCCAGCAGTGTGGGCGTGGCCGCGATCCAGATAGCCAACCACCTCGGCGCGATCCCGATAGCCGTCACCCGCGGTGCGGCGAAGCGCGAGCGGCTGTCGCGGCTCGGCGCGGCGCATGTGATCGCGCTCGACGAGGGCGAACTGCTGGAGCAGCTCGCCGAAGTCACCGGCGGGCGGGGCGCCGAGATCGTCTTCGACCCGGTCGCCGGGCCCGGACTGTCCGACCTCGCCCGGGCGGTCGCGCCCGGCGGGCTGCTCATCGTCTACGGCTGGCTCGACCCGCGGCCGGCGCCGCTGCCGCTCAACTGGACGCTGCGCGTCCTCGGTTACGGCAACCTCCAGGTCACCGGCGACCCGGAGGTACGCCGCCGGACCTGGCACTTCCTGGACGCCGGACTACGGGCCGGCACCCTGGCGCCGCTGATCGACCGCACCTTCGACCTGGAGGAGATCGTCGCGGCCCACCGCCACCTCGAGTCCAACAGCCAGGTCGGCAAGATCGTGGTCACGGTCCGCCCCTAG
- a CDS encoding glycosyltransferase family 4 protein: MLGNAISGEGSGRRALILVENLSVPFDRRVWQECTTLRDAGWDVHVICPRGEKRDTEPEALIDGVRIHRYPLRAATGGPAGYLREYGSALWHTVRLARKVGAVDVVHACNPPDLLFLPALWLKRRGARFVFDQHDLVPELYLSRFDRGEDLLYRAVCALERRTYRAADIVLATNESYRDVALRRGGKRPADVFVVRSAPAVERFQPVPPEPELKRGKPHLLCYLGVMGPQDGVDYALRSLATLRDELGRTDWHAVFVGAGDAFDAMVELARRLGLSEQVQFTGRIPDADLVRYLSTADVCLSPDPRNPLNDVSTMNKVLEYMAMGRPIVSFDLREARVSAGDAAVYAPANDEAAFAKLIALLLDDPEKRARMGKIGQERIGGPLSWRNSQASLLAAYAAACRDRAPVSAGGPVRTGKRPGR, translated from the coding sequence TTGCTTGGTAATGCAATCAGCGGTGAGGGGTCGGGCCGGCGCGCGCTGATCCTGGTGGAGAACCTGTCGGTGCCGTTCGACCGGCGGGTGTGGCAGGAGTGCACGACGCTGCGCGACGCGGGCTGGGATGTGCACGTCATCTGTCCCCGGGGGGAGAAGCGGGACACGGAGCCGGAGGCATTGATCGACGGGGTGCGGATCCACCGCTACCCGTTGCGCGCGGCCACCGGAGGGCCGGCCGGCTATCTGCGGGAGTACGGATCGGCCTTGTGGCATACGGTCCGGCTGGCCCGCAAGGTCGGCGCGGTCGACGTGGTCCACGCCTGCAATCCGCCCGACCTGCTGTTCCTGCCGGCGCTGTGGCTCAAGCGGCGCGGCGCGCGGTTCGTCTTCGACCAGCACGACCTGGTACCCGAGCTGTACCTCTCCCGGTTCGACCGCGGCGAGGATCTGCTCTATCGCGCCGTGTGCGCGCTGGAACGGCGGACCTACCGGGCCGCGGACATCGTGCTCGCCACGAACGAGAGCTACCGGGACGTCGCGCTGCGCCGTGGCGGCAAGCGGCCGGCGGACGTCTTCGTGGTGCGCAGCGCGCCCGCCGTCGAGCGGTTCCAACCGGTGCCGCCGGAGCCGGAGTTGAAGCGGGGCAAACCTCATCTGCTGTGTTACCTCGGCGTCATGGGCCCCCAGGACGGCGTCGACTACGCCCTGCGGTCCCTTGCGACGTTGCGCGACGAACTCGGGCGGACCGACTGGCATGCGGTGTTCGTCGGCGCAGGCGACGCCTTCGACGCGATGGTGGAGCTCGCCCGGCGGCTCGGACTCTCCGAGCAGGTGCAGTTCACCGGGCGCATACCGGACGCCGATCTGGTGCGCTATCTGTCCACCGCGGACGTGTGCCTCTCCCCCGACCCGCGCAATCCGCTCAACGACGTGTCGACCATGAACAAGGTCCTGGAGTACATGGCGATGGGCCGGCCGATCGTCTCGTTCGACCTCCGGGAGGCGCGGGTCTCCGCCGGTGACGCCGCCGTCTACGCGCCCGCCAACGACGAGGCCGCATTCGCGAAGCTCATCGCGCTGCTGCTGGACGATCCGGAGAAGCGGGCCCGGATGGGCAAGATCGGCCAGGAGCGGATCGGCGGGCCGCTCTCCTGGCGGAACTCGCAGGCGTCGCTGCTCGCCGCCTACGCCGCTGCCTGCCGGGACCGCGCTCCGGTGTCGGCGGGCGGCCCGGTCCGTACGGGGAAGAGGCCGGGCCGTTGA
- a CDS encoding carboxymuconolactone decarboxylase family protein, with protein sequence MRLPYPRPEDLPEPLKTVPPLNLFRAFGNAPAYADGLISLGLAGLGRLNLTPRQRELLILDTATSTASAYVTQAHIPLGQAAGITSEQASFIRQQKPLPGPFSPQEAALLAAGRELLQDATCTGDTIRRAHQLCGAQAVTETLVLVGYYRLVCGLANALAVEPDGQSRQMLPYAS encoded by the coding sequence GTGCGCCTGCCCTACCCGCGCCCCGAGGACCTCCCCGAGCCGCTGAAAACAGTGCCGCCGCTCAACCTGTTCCGCGCCTTCGGCAATGCTCCCGCCTACGCCGACGGCCTCATCAGCCTCGGACTCGCCGGCCTCGGCCGGCTCAACCTCACCCCACGCCAACGCGAACTGCTGATACTCGACACCGCGACCAGCACCGCATCCGCCTACGTGACCCAGGCCCACATCCCGCTCGGCCAGGCCGCGGGCATCACCAGCGAGCAAGCCTCCTTCATCCGACAGCAGAAGCCGCTACCGGGCCCCTTCTCGCCACAAGAAGCCGCGCTCCTGGCCGCAGGCCGTGAACTCCTCCAGGACGCCACCTGCACCGGCGACACCATCCGGCGGGCGCACCAACTCTGCGGCGCCCAGGCCGTCACCGAGACCCTCGTCCTGGTCGGCTACTACCGTCTCGTCTGCGGCCTCGCCAACGCCCTGGCCGTGGAACCAGACGGGCAATCACGTCAGATGCTTCCCTACGCCTCCTGA
- a CDS encoding nucleotide sugar dehydrogenase — MRVSVFGLGYVGCVSAACLADMGHEVIGVDVNQAKVDLVNDGKAPVVEERIGELTAEVVRSGALRATVDVREAIMGSEVSLVCVGTPSEPNGSLCTAYLERVTEQIGAALAERGGRHTVVFRSTMLPGTCLNLLVPILEKHFGGTAGVEIGVAVNPEFLREGTSVRDFFDPPKTVIGELDPASGDALLALYEGLPGEVFRVPVPVAEAIKYADNAFHGLKIGFANELGAVCQALGVDSHQVMDVFLADRKLNISPAYLRPGFAFGGSCLPKDLRSLVHAAQRADVSVPILAHVLTSNSAHLQRAVELVERTGRRRVGMFGLSFKPGTDDLRESPLVELAERLFGKGYDLRIHDANVSLSRLIGANREYIETRLPHLAQLLADSVEEVLDHAEVCLVGTRDAAVLSALPHGGADGPVIVDLIRLPDAEARRAEPGYVGLAW; from the coding sequence ATGAGAGTAAGCGTCTTCGGGCTCGGCTACGTGGGCTGCGTGTCGGCCGCGTGCCTGGCCGACATGGGCCACGAGGTCATCGGGGTGGACGTGAACCAGGCGAAGGTCGACCTGGTCAACGACGGCAAGGCCCCGGTGGTCGAGGAGCGGATCGGCGAGCTCACCGCCGAGGTGGTGCGGAGCGGCGCCTTACGCGCCACCGTCGACGTCCGTGAAGCGATCATGGGCAGCGAGGTGTCGTTGGTCTGCGTCGGCACCCCGTCGGAACCCAACGGCAGCCTGTGCACCGCCTACTTGGAGCGGGTCACCGAGCAGATCGGCGCCGCTCTCGCCGAGCGGGGCGGACGGCACACCGTCGTGTTCCGCTCCACCATGCTCCCCGGCACCTGCCTCAACCTGCTCGTGCCGATCCTGGAGAAGCACTTCGGCGGCACGGCCGGAGTGGAGATCGGGGTCGCGGTCAACCCGGAGTTCCTGCGCGAGGGCACCAGCGTGCGGGACTTCTTCGACCCGCCCAAGACCGTCATCGGCGAGCTCGACCCGGCGAGCGGCGACGCACTGCTCGCGCTGTACGAGGGGCTGCCCGGCGAGGTGTTCCGGGTGCCGGTCCCGGTGGCCGAGGCGATCAAGTACGCGGACAACGCGTTCCACGGCCTCAAGATCGGCTTCGCGAACGAGCTGGGCGCGGTGTGCCAGGCGCTCGGGGTGGACTCGCACCAGGTGATGGATGTGTTCCTGGCCGACCGCAAGCTGAACATCAGCCCCGCCTACCTGCGGCCCGGCTTCGCCTTCGGTGGCTCCTGCCTGCCCAAGGACCTGCGCAGCCTGGTCCACGCGGCGCAGCGGGCCGACGTCTCGGTGCCCATCCTCGCCCACGTGCTGACCTCCAACTCCGCACATCTGCAACGCGCGGTGGAGCTGGTCGAGCGCACCGGCAGGCGCCGGGTGGGAATGTTCGGGCTGTCCTTCAAACCCGGCACCGACGACCTCCGCGAGAGCCCGCTCGTCGAGCTGGCGGAGCGGCTCTTCGGCAAGGGGTACGACCTTCGGATCCACGACGCCAACGTGAGCCTCTCCCGGCTGATCGGCGCGAACCGCGAGTACATCGAGACCCGGCTGCCGCACCTCGCGCAGCTGCTCGCGGATTCCGTCGAGGAGGTGCTCGACCATGCCGAGGTGTGCCTGGTCGGGACCAGGGATGCGGCCGTGCTGTCGGCGCTGCCCCACGGCGGCGCCGACGGGCCGGTGATCGTCGACCTCATCCGCCTTCCCGACGCCGAGGCGCGCCGGGCCGAACCGGGGTACGTGGGCCTTGCTTGGTAA
- a CDS encoding thiamine pyrophosphate-binding protein produces MSSWLVDALCAQGVEYVFGVPGGPLLSFYEELENSPGLRLVLARHEEAAAFMADGYAQASGRLAVVCATTGPGAMHALTGVASATSDAMPLLLITAQTVASASGRSGLQDSSGGNWSVDTVEMFRTATKLSTRLAHPGQLPWLFRHLMRTIWSGRPGAAHLSVSSDMMNSPVPDASLPLPYRAASTAPDPAAVELLAQKLRRSRRPVILAGQGAKVSGAAGSLQQLAQSAGIPVATTLKGKGVFPEDHPWALGVFGLGGGPAAFDYLLSPEVDLLLVIGSGLGEAAANAFDSRLVTGRQVVQIDVDPLRLGAGCDLDQPIAGDADTVLRALLAELADAPTTPRVRDGVLTAAQDRLLARVPASALQKKDHAVLSASAVVSRMSERLPENTVLYTDNGNCLSWVGQHYRSRPGGQIHFSFNVASMGCSTGSAIGGKLAHPDRTVVAVTGDAAFAMSGMELHTAAELGLPVIWVVLNNGGNAMVLNIQDSIYGHGSRSMFDRPIDTAAIARGLGAQARTAADLESFTEALSEALESDGPFLIEVHVDPAEVPWALSTRITSLRSAFADLPASGW; encoded by the coding sequence GTGTCCAGCTGGCTGGTGGACGCGTTGTGTGCCCAGGGAGTGGAGTACGTCTTCGGCGTCCCCGGCGGACCGCTGCTGTCGTTCTATGAGGAGTTGGAGAACTCCCCGGGGCTGAGGTTGGTCCTGGCCCGGCATGAGGAAGCGGCGGCCTTCATGGCGGACGGGTACGCGCAGGCGAGTGGCCGGCTGGCGGTCGTGTGTGCGACGACGGGACCGGGCGCGATGCACGCCCTGACCGGCGTCGCCAGCGCGACGAGCGACGCGATGCCGCTGCTGCTGATCACCGCGCAGACCGTGGCTTCGGCGTCCGGCCGGAGTGGACTGCAGGACAGCAGCGGCGGGAACTGGTCGGTCGATACCGTGGAGATGTTCCGGACCGCGACCAAGCTGTCGACACGGCTCGCCCATCCCGGCCAGTTGCCGTGGCTGTTCCGCCACTTGATGCGGACCATCTGGAGCGGGCGTCCCGGCGCAGCCCATCTGAGCGTGAGCTCCGACATGATGAACAGCCCCGTGCCCGACGCCTCCCTACCCCTGCCCTACCGCGCGGCGTCCACCGCACCGGATCCGGCTGCGGTGGAGTTGCTCGCGCAGAAGCTTCGACGGTCGCGGCGGCCCGTCATCCTTGCCGGGCAGGGAGCGAAGGTGTCCGGCGCGGCCGGCTCGCTGCAACAGCTTGCCCAGAGCGCGGGCATACCGGTGGCGACCACGCTGAAAGGCAAGGGCGTCTTCCCCGAAGACCACCCATGGGCACTGGGAGTGTTCGGGCTCGGCGGCGGCCCCGCCGCGTTCGACTATCTGCTCTCCCCCGAAGTGGACCTGCTGCTGGTCATCGGCAGCGGGCTGGGGGAGGCGGCCGCCAACGCCTTCGACTCCCGGCTGGTGACGGGACGCCAGGTGGTCCAGATCGACGTCGACCCGCTGCGCCTGGGCGCCGGCTGCGACCTCGACCAGCCCATCGCAGGGGACGCCGACACCGTACTGCGCGCGCTGCTGGCCGAACTGGCGGATGCTCCCACCACGCCGCGTGTCCGTGATGGTGTGCTCACCGCGGCACAGGACCGGCTCCTGGCGCGCGTTCCGGCATCCGCCCTGCAGAAGAAGGACCACGCGGTCCTCTCCGCGTCGGCCGTCGTGAGCCGGATGAGCGAGCGGCTGCCGGAGAACACCGTTCTTTATACCGACAACGGCAACTGCCTGAGCTGGGTCGGCCAGCACTACCGGTCCCGCCCCGGCGGGCAGATCCACTTCTCCTTCAACGTCGCGTCCATGGGATGCAGCACCGGGTCCGCCATCGGCGGCAAGCTCGCCCACCCGGACCGCACCGTCGTAGCGGTCACCGGCGACGCCGCTTTCGCGATGAGCGGGATGGAACTGCACACCGCGGCCGAACTCGGCCTTCCCGTCATCTGGGTCGTGCTCAACAACGGCGGCAACGCCATGGTCCTCAACATCCAGGACAGCATCTACGGCCACGGCTCCCGCTCGATGTTCGACCGCCCCATCGACACCGCAGCCATAGCCCGCGGACTCGGCGCCCAAGCCCGCACCGCGGCAGACCTGGAATCCTTCACCGAAGCCCTCAGCGAGGCGCTGGAATCCGACGGCCCCTTCCTCATCGAGGTGCACGTGGACCCTGCCGAGGTCCCCTGGGCCCTCAGCACCCGTATCACCAGCCTGCGGTCGGCCTTCGCCGACCTTCCCGCGAGCGGGTGGTGA